The DNA window TGACGCGCGGCGTCACGCTCCGCATGCTCGGCCGGGCAGACGAGGCGCTGGCCGACCTGGAGGCGGCGCGCCAGCGGTACGCATCCACCGACAACCGGCGCTACCTCGAGAAAGTGCACGAGGAGCGGGCGATGGCGTTCGCGGCCGCGGGCGACTGGCGCCAGGCGTACGAAGCGCGCACGGAGCAGCTGGCGCTTCAGCGGGAGCTGAGCGAGCGCGGGCGCGAGGAGCAGACCTCGCGGCTGCGCGTGCAGTTCGATGCGGAAAAGAAGGAGGAGGAAAACCGCGCGCTCCAGCGCGAGAACGATCTGCGCGGCCAAGCGCTTGCGGCGGGAGCGCGCGCGCGCCGCCTGCAGGCCGCCGTGCTGGTGCTGACGGCCATCGTCATCGCCGCGCTCGCCCTGCTCATCAGCCGGCAGCTGAAGGCGTCGCGCCGGCTGCGCATCACGTCTCTCACGGACGAGCTGACGCGCCTTCCCAACCGCCGCCGCCTGCTGATGGTGGCCGACGAGCAGGTGAAAGCCGCCCGCGCGGGGGGAACGGGGTTCGGCGTGCTGGCGCTGGACATCGACCACTTCAAACGCATCAACGACGAACTCGGCCACGACGTGGGCGACGCCGTGCTTCGACGCGTGGCGGAGGTGCTGCAGGGGTCGCTGCGGGATGGCGACCACGTGGGCCGCACAGGGGGAGAGGAGTTCGTCGCCATCCTTCCCGGCGCCGCGTCCGGCAACGCGGCCGAGGCCGCCGAGCGCGTGCGCCGCGCCGTGGAGCAGGCGGCCTTCGCCGAACTCCATCCAACCCTCTCGGTGTCCGTCAGCGTGGGGGCCACCGTGTGGCATCCGCGGGACGGCTCGTTCGCCGCTACCTGGAAGCGCGCCGACGAGCAGCTGTACCGCGCCAAGGCCGCGGGGCGCAATCGCGTGGAGGTGGACGCGCCGTAGTCCGACCATGGGCGAGCGGATACGGCGGCATGCCCCCGGTCCGCCGGCTGCTTCCCTACGGGCCTGGAGCGGGATCAGAACCGGTCACGGCCCCGGTGTGCTCCCGCGCGTTACGGTGGGAACGCCGCCCACTGGCCCTGCCGGGTGATGATGGCCGGCACCTGGCTGTAGCTCACGGCGACTCCGCCGGCATCCGGGGAGCCCATCAGGTCCCAGATCTGGACTTCGAAATCGACGCACCACAGGCGGCCCTCGGTATCCACGGCGCAGGTGCGTACGCCGCCGCCCGACATCCGCACGAAGGTGGGAGGCGTGACGCCCGAGCTGAAGCCGCCACAGGTGTCACCACCGCTGCCGAGGCGGAAACATTCCACCCTGCCGGCGGCGACGTCCACCGCGTTCGCGGCCCTGCCGACCGGAACGGAGGTCCGCGTCATGTTGCGGAACGTTCCCCAGCACTCTCCCAGCCCGCCGACGGTGATGGCGCAGGTGCCGTTGTCCCCCGCCACGATCCGCTGGTAGGTCCGTCCGCCGAGGACGGGCGTGGGCGACTGGCGCGCGGTCAGGTCGCCCACGCCGAGCGCGCCCGTATTGTTGCGGCCCCAGCAGAATGCCTGTCCGGACGCGGTCAGGCCGCAGGCGAAGGAGCGGCCCACCGTCACCTGCGTGAACCCGGGGTTCGCCTGCAGCTTGGTGTGGGTTGCCCCCGCGCCCGGAAGGGTGCCCTGGCAGTAGGTTTCTCCCCCGGTGGTCACCCCGCACGACGCGTCGTAGCCGCGTGAGAAATCGGTCCACACGTGGCCGCCGGGCACCAGGCCGTCGGTGCCCGTTCCCGTGCACCACGCGTCGCCCTCGGTGGTCAGGGCGCAGAACCCGATCTCGCCGGTGAGGGATTCGGGGCGGAAGGTGAGGGGAGCCGGGGCCACCGAGGCCACCTTCGCCGTGTCGGCCAGCGATCCGAAGGCCGCGACCACGTACGTGACGCCCGCGGAGCGCCCCACCACACGCACCCCGTCGTACGCCGAAGCGGTGTCCGGCTCCACCACCGCGATCGCGGTGTCGAGCGTTCGCCACTGGATGGCCGCGTCGTAGGGACTGCCGGCCGGGTCGGTGTGAAGGACGGTGCCCAGTGAATCCAGCAGCACGGAGGTGGGCCGGGCCACCACGCCACCGTCCGCGGTCACGCGGACCGAGTCGGGGCTCACCACCAGCCGTGCCGGCACCGGCGCGATCACGAGGGTCGCGGTGTCGGCCAGCTCGCCGTACCGCGCGGAGACGAGTGCGCTTCCCCCCGTCCCGCTCGTGGTCACCAGCCCCGCCTGGGTCACCGTCGCCGGCCCGGAGACGGTGGTCCACACCACCCCGGACACCGCGATCACGTTTCCGCTGGTGTCGCGCACGGTGACCGTCAGTTGCACGGTGCCGCCCACGACCGTCACGGTGTCTGCCGAAGGGGTGACCTCGAGGCGCTCGAGGCTGCCGCCCAAGTCCGCGTTCACGTAAGTGGAATCCGCCAGGTTCCCGGTCTGCGCCACGATCCAGGTAACGCCCAGGCCGGCGGCGGTAACCAGGCCCGTGGAATCGACCGAGGCGATCCCCCCGTTACGGGAAACCCAGGTGATCCGCTTTCCGGCGATGGGTGCCCCCGCGGAGTCCCGCACCTCCGCGATCAGCCGGGCCGTGTCGCCGTACGCACCCAGGCGAACGGTTTCGGGAAGCACCGACAGGCTCGCCGCCACCGCCGAATCCGCCTGCGCCGTGAAGACCGCCGCAAGCCCGGCGGCGGCCACCTGGAACCGCTGTTCGCCCGACTGCGGCCCCAGCACGGCGGACGCCTGCGTGTAGCCGGCCGAATCGGTCGATGTGCCGCCGTTCACGCTGCCACCCCCGGAAACCACCGTCCAGGCCACGGCGGCGTTCGGCACGCCGTTGCCGCTGCGGTCCACCACCCGGGCCACCAGCGGCGCGGGGAGAGGCTGGCCCGCCCGGGCGCGCTGGGCGTCGCCGGACGCCTTCACGAGCTGCGACGGCGCCCCGGCCGCGACGGTGGTGCGGAAGACGACCGTGGCGCCCGACTCCGTGCCGGCGCGCAGCGTCTGCGTGCCCGGCGCCACTCCGCGCGTCCACGTGGCGCTCGCGCCTCCGGTCCCGGTCACGGATTCCGCGGGGGTGACCGAGCCGCCGCCGTCCACGACCGTCCACGAGACGGCGACGCCGGTCACCGGCCGCCCCGCCGCGTCGCGGGCCTCCACCGTCACCACCTGGGCCGATCCCGCGGTGTCCGCCGCCACGTCGCCCGCCGTCTTCACCAGCGTGAGGCCTGCCGAGGTCGCGGTGGCCGTGAACCGGGCGGAGAGGGTGCCCGCCGTCGCGGTGAGCTGCTGGGCGCCGGCCGCCGGGGCCAACGTCCACGCCGTGGAGGCATTCCCCGCCGCGTCGGTGGTGGAGGTGCCGGGAGCAGCGGTTCCCCCCTGCGCCGGGCTCCATGCGACGGCTACGCCCGCCACGGGGTTGCCCAGCGCGTCTACCACGCGCACGGTCAGCGGCTGCGGGAGCGCCGAACCCGCGGGCGCCTCCTGGCCCTGGCCCCCGACGACCTGCAGGGCCGTGGCGACCGCCGCTACGCCCACCCGCGCTTCGCCGGCGGCGGAGTCCACCACGGCACGGATGACGGCCGTGCCCGCGGTCAGCGCCGTCACCCGGCCCAGGCTGTCCACCGACGCCACCGACGGCGCCGAGCTGGACCATGCGGCGGAGCGACCCTGCAGGACCGCTCCCGCCGCGTCGCGTGCCGTCGCCCGCAGCGTGGCGGTGTCGCCCGTGGCGAGCGCCAGGCTGTCGGGAGCCACGGCAACGGTGGCGGCGAGCACCGGGAGCGGCTGGCCGATGGGGAACTGCGACACGTCGCGGTCCACCGTGTAGCTCAGCCCGATCAGCGCGTCGACCGCGGTGATCTGCCCGTCCCCGTTGTTGTCGCCGTTCGGCATGATCCGGAAGCCGGCCGGCAGGGGGCGCCCCACCGTGTGCGACAGGATGGCCAGGGCGTCCAGCGCGGTGATCTGCCCGTCCTGGTTTACGTCGCCGCGCAGGGCCGGCGCCGCCTGCCCCGCAACGGGGGCGGCGGTGCCGGACACGAGCGCCAATGCAAGCGCGAAGGCATATACGAGCGGGCGGGGCATGGCGGAGATGGGCTGCGGGAGAAACCAGCGAGGCCGGTGCGGCCGCCGCCGGAGGATCTGGCGCGGTGGCTACGGGGCCGAGCGCGACAGCCGCGGCTGGGCCGAAAGCTGCCGGATCCGGGGCTTCAGGTCGGTGAAGCCTTCGCTGGCGACGAGTTCTTCCAGCGACAGCTCGAAGGCCTCCGCCGTGACCGGGGCACGGGTGCTGAACCGCAGGGAAAGCACCGCCCCGCCGTCGATCCCTTCCATGGAGATTCCCGCGAACCGGATGGTGCCGGCCTGCGGCTCGTTGGCCGCACCGGTGATGCCCCGCGGAATGCTGGACGCCTGGAGCGTGTAGCGCCCCGCATCGTACTTCAGCTGGCCCTGGTAGCTCCCGATGCGCTCGGCGACCTGCACCCGCTGCAGGTGAAGCTCCACCGTGGCCTCGCCCTCACGCTGGCCGGCCAGCACCAGCACCGGGTGGATGCCCGCCTCCTGCACGGCCGGCTTCTCCGGGTCGGGCCCCTGTCCCGAGCCCAGCAGGTCGCCGCAGCCCAGCAGGGTCCCCAGCCCGATCCCCATCGCCGCAAGGGCCAGCCGCGTGCGGCCGGTCCGGAACACTCCGTTGGTCATGACGAAACTCCTGTGGATGAACTGAACCTGCTCAGGGCGCCACCACGAGAACGCGGCCGCCGGCCGAAAGCGGGATGCCGTACGCCGCGAACCCGGTGCTCGCGGGCGGTGCCGTCCAGGTGAGCGAAAAGGCGCGCTCGGCGCCGGGCTGCGCGCCAGCCGCCACCTGGAAGGTCAGGGTGACCAGCGTGGGCCGCGGCGTGTTCTGCGGCTCGGTCGCCGCGAAGCTGAACTTGAAGACACCGGGGGTGGGCACGTGCGTGGCCACGGACCCGCTCACCCCCGCCTGGGCCGACTGGAAGACGAGCACCGCGGGGTCGTACCGCAGGTCGAACTGCGCGGCCCCCAGGTCGCCCGCGGCGCTCACCCGCGAAAGGTCCAGCACCACCGGGACCACGACCGTCTGGCCGGCGCGCGCCGCCAGCTTCGGCTGGCCGCCGGCAAAGGCGGTGGCGAGCAGCCCCGACGGGCCCAGCACCGCGACGAGCGCGGTGTCCGCGGCCCCGTTCACCTGCGCCGCGACACCGGCCAGCCCCGCCGCCACGCCGCGCACGCTCCCGTCCGCCCCCACCGTGGCCACCGCCGCGGCGGTCGTGGTCCAGGTGGGCCGCGGGTCGGGGATCGCCGTGCCGGCCGCGTCGAAGGCCGCCGCCGCCAGCGGCGCGGTCGCCGTGGCGTCCACCACCAGGAACCGGGGGGTGACCAGCACCCGCGTGGCGATCCGCGCGGCCACCGTCACCTGCGCGGAGGCGCTGCGCCCCTCCACGGTGGCGGTGATGGCCACCGGCCCGCCCGCCGCCACCGCCGTCACCACCCCCGACCCGTCGACCGACGCGACGGCGGGATTGGCGCTGCTCCACGAAACGCTGCGCCCGGCCAGCACGGTGCCCCGGGCGTCGCGCACGGTGGCCGCCAGCGTTCGCGTGGAACCCTGGTCCAGCTGCACGGACTCGGGTGAAACCGTCACCGAGGCGGCGGCCGCGGGGGTCACCGTCAGGGTGAACGTCCCTGACGTGCCGGAGCCGGTTTCCGTGGCCGTGATTACCACGTTTCCGGGCGAAACGGCGGTCACCAGCCCGGTCGCGCCGACCGTCGCCGCGCCGCTTCCGCTGGCCCAGGTGAAGGTCTTTCCGGCCACCGGCGTCCCCGCGCGGGTCAACGCGGCGGCCGACAGCTGCAGGGTAGCGCCCGCCTCCACCGCGGTCGCGGGGGCCGTGACGGAAACCGCGGCCACCCGGGTGTCGGGGCCGGAGGTGTCCCGGCAGGCACCGCCGGCCAGCAGGAGGATGGCCGCGGCCACCGCGGCCGCCCCCCTGGCGAGGGGCGCGCGCGAGGTCCATGCGCGCACATTGCGTCGGATTGCGGAAAGGCGCATTCGGTGGGGAAGAAAGCGTGGGGGTGGCGCACGCGATGGGTGCCCTCAATGATACCCCCAGGGCCGGGCAAGCACAAGCGTGGCAACGGTTTTCCGGCGTTGGCCGCCGACGTCGCCCTAGCCGCCGTCGCGTCCATGAGCAGCACTCATTGCGCCGCCGCGCGTGACTAGTCTCCGCAGGGCGCGAGCCTTGCACGGGGGGTGCGCCACCGAGTCATATGGCGCTCGCGCCAGTATTTTGTTCACCCGCGCCCCGCGGCCCATGTCCACACGCCAGCCGCTTCCCGACGACGACGAGACGGGGGGCCTTCTGCGCGCCATGCAGCAGCGCGAAGATTGGTTCCGCGCCGTTTTCGAGGGCTCGGCCATGGGCATTGCGGTAGTCGACATGCAGGGCCGGGTGATCGAGGCGAACACGCCGTTCCAGCGCATCGTGGGCCGCACCGCCACGGAGTTGAAGGACACCCCGTTCGTGGACCTGGACCACCCCGACGACCGTGAGCGCAACCAGGCGCAGTTCAAGCGCCTGGTGTCGGGGCACATTTCCAACTACCAGATGGAACTGCGCTACGTGGACCGCGCCGGGGAGCCATTTCCGGTGCGGCTGACCACGTCGGTGGTTCGCGCCGCGGACGGACGGGCGCGCTTCTGCGTGGCGATGGTCGACGACCTGACGCAGCGCACCCGCGCCGAGGCGGACCGCGAGTTTCTGGAGGAAAGGCTGCGCCACCTGGCGCTGCACGACCCGCTCACCGGGCTCCCCAACCGCGTGCTGCTGGCCGAGCGGATGACGGAGTGCGTCACCTCGCTCAAGCAGGAGCCGGGTTCGCACTGCGGGGTGCTGTTCCTGGACCTGGACCGCTTCAAGAACGTCAACGACTCGCTGGGCCACGGCGTGGGCGACGAGATGCTGCGGCAGGTGGCCGTCCGCCTTGCCACCTGCGGCCGCCCGGGCGACACCGTGGCGCGCTTCGGCGGCGACGAGTTCATCATCTTCCTGTCGCGCGTCACCGGGCGCGACGAGGCGCTGGCGGTGGCGGCCCAGGTGCGCGAGGTGCTTTCGGCGCCCCTGGAGCTGGGCAGCTACCGCACCTACACCAGCGCCAGCATCGGCATTGCGCTCACGGAGTCGACGGACGAATCGCCCGACGAGCTGCTGCGCAACGCCGACATGGCCATGTACCATGCGCGGGCGGTCGGCGGCAGCCGCACGGCCGTGATCGACTCGTCCATGCACAAGGCCGTGCTGGAGCGCCTGGGGCTGGAGAACGACCTTCGCGCAGCGCTCACCCGCAGCGAGCTGAGGCTGTTCTTTCAGCCCATCGTTTCGCTGCGCACGGGCGAGGTGGTGGCGTGCGAGGCGCTGGCGCGGTGGGAGCACCCCATCCACGGCCGCGTGCCGCCGGACCGCTTCATCAGCCTGGCCGAGGACACGGGGCTCATCGGCCCGCTCGGCTCGTGGGTGCTGGGCGAGGCCGCGCGGCAGCTGGCCGAGTGGCGCGCCACGCTTCCCCTGGCCGCCAGGCTCGAGGTGACGGTGAACCTGTCGCCCGCGCAGCTGCGCGAGCCTGGCCTGGTGGACGAAGTGGCCGACACGCTGGGCGAGCACGGCCTGCCTCCCGCCGCGCTGAAGCTGGAATTGACGGAAAGCTCGCTGGTGGAAGACCCCGCGACGGCGGCCGGCGTGCTGCGCGCGCTCAAGAAGCGCGAGGTGCAGGTGTACCTGGACGACTTCGGCACCGGCTACAGCAGCCTGAGCACCCTTCACCGGCTGCCGCTGGACGCGCTGAAGATCGACCGGTCGTTCGTGGCGGGAATGGACGGCGGCACCACGGGGGCGCACAAGGGCGCCGAGATCGTGCGCACCATCGTGGCCCTGGCCCGCAGCCTGGGCGTGCGCGTCGTCGGCGAGGGCGTGGAGTCGCACGAGCAACTGGCGGCCCTGCACGCCCTGGGATGCGACTTCGCGCAGGGCTACCTGATCTCGCCGCCGCTCCCGGCGGACGAGTTCGCCGAGTCCTTTTTGACGGGCGATCCGCCGCTGGCGTGGCGCGAGGGCCACCGCTTCCTCTAGAATCACCTCGCGGCGAACCCTGCGCCGCGAGGCCCCGTCCCGCGATCCATGACCCGACCTCCCCAGCGCGCCACAGCCTTTGCGCCGGCCAGCGCCAGCAACCTGGCCGTGGGCTTCGACATCCTGGGCCACCCCGCCGGGCCCACG is part of the Longimicrobium sp. genome and encodes:
- a CDS encoding GGDEF domain-containing protein, which encodes AAEEQAEALVLRGELRYYRGEFNGAIADLGSAHRLFTAVRDTAQQRYALNAIANLYADSRVAQYDRALEYYRQVLASHESAGNLRGIATSYYNLGSTFQQMGKLEEALAHFRRGLAMDRRRNDPAEVATDQRAIGEVLYKLGRPAEALPILDASLGYFRRARDEEAAAHVRLTRGVTLRMLGRADEALADLEAARQRYASTDNRRYLEKVHEERAMAFAAAGDWRQAYEARTEQLALQRELSERGREEQTSRLRVQFDAEKKEEENRALQRENDLRGQALAAGARARRLQAAVLVLTAIVIAALALLISRQLKASRRLRITSLTDELTRLPNRRRLLMVADEQVKAARAGGTGFGVLALDIDHFKRINDELGHDVGDAVLRRVAEVLQGSLRDGDHVGRTGGEEFVAILPGAASGNAAEAAERVRRAVEQAAFAELHPTLSVSVSVGATVWHPRDGSFAATWKRADEQLYRAKAAGRNRVEVDAP
- a CDS encoding Ig-like domain-containing protein, with protein sequence MPRPLVYAFALALALVSGTAAPVAGQAAPALRGDVNQDGQITALDALAILSHTVGRPLPAGFRIMPNGDNNGDGQITAVDALIGLSYTVDRDVSQFPIGQPLPVLAATVAVAPDSLALATGDTATLRATARDAAGAVLQGRSAAWSSSAPSVASVDSLGRVTALTAGTAVIRAVVDSAAGEARVGVAAVATALQVVGGQGQEAPAGSALPQPLTVRVVDALGNPVAGVAVAWSPAQGGTAAPGTSTTDAAGNASTAWTLAPAAGAQQLTATAGTLSARFTATATSAGLTLVKTAGDVAADTAGSAQVVTVEARDAAGRPVTGVAVSWTVVDGGGSVTPAESVTGTGGASATWTRGVAPGTQTLRAGTESGATVVFRTTVAAGAPSQLVKASGDAQRARAGQPLPAPLVARVVDRSGNGVPNAAVAWTVVSGGGSVNGGTSTDSAGYTQASAVLGPQSGEQRFQVAAAGLAAVFTAQADSAVAASLSVLPETVRLGAYGDTARLIAEVRDSAGAPIAGKRITWVSRNGGIASVDSTGLVTAAGLGVTWIVAQTGNLADSTYVNADLGGSLERLEVTPSADTVTVVGGTVQLTVTVRDTSGNVIAVSGVVWTTVSGPATVTQAGLVTTSGTGGSALVSARYGELADTATLVIAPVPARLVVSPDSVRVTADGGVVARPTSVLLDSLGTVLHTDPAGSPYDAAIQWRTLDTAIAVVEPDTASAYDGVRVVGRSAGVTYVVAAFGSLADTAKVASVAPAPLTFRPESLTGEIGFCALTTEGDAWCTGTGTDGLVPGGHVWTDFSRGYDASCGVTTGGETYCQGTLPGAGATHTKLQANPGFTQVTVGRSFACGLTASGQAFCWGRNNTGALGVGDLTARQSPTPVLGGRTYQRIVAGDNGTCAITVGGLGECWGTFRNMTRTSVPVGRAANAVDVAAGRVECFRLGSGGDTCGGFSSGVTPPTFVRMSGGGVRTCAVDTEGRLWCVDFEVQIWDLMGSPDAGGVAVSYSQVPAIITRQGQWAAFPP
- a CDS encoding Ig-like domain-containing protein produces the protein MRLSAIRRNVRAWTSRAPLARGAAAVAAAILLLAGGACRDTSGPDTRVAAVSVTAPATAVEAGATLQLSAAALTRAGTPVAGKTFTWASGSGAATVGATGLVTAVSPGNVVITATETGSGTSGTFTLTVTPAAAASVTVSPESVQLDQGSTRTLAATVRDARGTVLAGRSVSWSSANPAVASVDGSGVVTAVAAGGPVAITATVEGRSASAQVTVAARIATRVLVTPRFLVVDATATAPLAAAAFDAAGTAIPDPRPTWTTTAAAVATVGADGSVRGVAAGLAGVAAQVNGAADTALVAVLGPSGLLATAFAGGQPKLAARAGQTVVVPVVLDLSRVSAAGDLGAAQFDLRYDPAVLVFQSAQAGVSGSVATHVPTPGVFKFSFAATEPQNTPRPTLVTLTFQVAAGAQPGAERAFSLTWTAPPASTGFAAYGIPLSAGGRVLVVAP
- a CDS encoding putative bifunctional diguanylate cyclase/phosphodiesterase — encoded protein: MSTRQPLPDDDETGGLLRAMQQREDWFRAVFEGSAMGIAVVDMQGRVIEANTPFQRIVGRTATELKDTPFVDLDHPDDRERNQAQFKRLVSGHISNYQMELRYVDRAGEPFPVRLTTSVVRAADGRARFCVAMVDDLTQRTRAEADREFLEERLRHLALHDPLTGLPNRVLLAERMTECVTSLKQEPGSHCGVLFLDLDRFKNVNDSLGHGVGDEMLRQVAVRLATCGRPGDTVARFGGDEFIIFLSRVTGRDEALAVAAQVREVLSAPLELGSYRTYTSASIGIALTESTDESPDELLRNADMAMYHARAVGGSRTAVIDSSMHKAVLERLGLENDLRAALTRSELRLFFQPIVSLRTGEVVACEALARWEHPIHGRVPPDRFISLAEDTGLIGPLGSWVLGEAARQLAEWRATLPLAARLEVTVNLSPAQLREPGLVDEVADTLGEHGLPPAALKLELTESSLVEDPATAAGVLRALKKREVQVYLDDFGTGYSSLSTLHRLPLDALKIDRSFVAGMDGGTTGAHKGAEIVRTIVALARSLGVRVVGEGVESHEQLAALHALGCDFAQGYLISPPLPADEFAESFLTGDPPLAWREGHRFL